A genome region from Sceloporus undulatus isolate JIND9_A2432 ecotype Alabama chromosome 1, SceUnd_v1.1, whole genome shotgun sequence includes the following:
- the LOC121926219 gene encoding olfactory receptor 1019-like, whose amino-acid sequence MNKKNHTTVTEFILFGFTDNQKIQVALFVLFLAIYVATLVGNIGIILVIWISPRLHRPMYFFLNNLAVLDLSYSSAITPKMLMNFLTKRSTISFPGCIAQMYLFASFADAECLLLAAMAYDRYMAICNPLLYPVLMSHKVCVLLVAGSFLTGSMTSLVHTCFTFHLSFCNSNVINHFFCDIPPLLTLSCSNTYINEILLFALCGFIQSSTFLFILTSYVCILCTILRIHSTEGRQKAFSTCTSHLIAVTLYYGTLLFTYLRPSSRYFLDIDKIISVFYTMVFPMLNPLIYSLRNEEVKDTFSKLLQRNLMVFKRTVTCSQSNS is encoded by the coding sequence ATGAACAAGAAAAATCACACTACAGTTACTGAATTTATCCTTTTTGGTTTCACAGACAATCAAAAGATACAAGTAGCCCTCTTTGTGCTCTTTCTAGCCATCTATGTGGCCACTCTAGTTGGAAACATCGGCATCATCTTGGTAATTTGGATCAGTCCCCGTCTACATCGTCCAATGTACTTTTTCCTCAACAATCTGGCTGTTCTAGACCTCAGCTACTCCTCTGCCATTACACCCAAGATGCTGATGAATTTTTTAACAAAGAGGAGCACTATTTCATTCCCAGGATGCATTGCACAAATGTATCTGTTTGCTTCCTTTGCAGATGCAGAGTGTCTCCTGCTGGCTGCTATGGCATACGACCGCTATATGGCCATTTGTAATCCACTACTTTATCCAGTGCTCATGTCCCACAAGGTTTGTGTCCTTCTGGTAGCTGGCTCTTTTCTCACAGGCAGCATGACCTCTTTAGTGCACACTTGCTTTACTTTCCACCTTTCCTTCTGCAACTCCAATGTGATCAACCATTTCTTCTGTGACATCCCTCCATTGTTAACCCTCTCCTGTTCCAACACCTACATCAATGAAATTCTCCTTTTTGCCCTGTGTGGTTTCATCCAAAGTAGCACATTCTTGTTCATCCTCACCTCTTATGTCTGTATTCTTTGTACCATATTGAGGATCCATTCTACAGAGGGCCGCCAAAAGGCTTTTTCGACTTGCACCTCCCATTTGATAGCTGTCACTTTGTACTATGGCACTCTACTCTTCACCTATTTGAGGCCAAGCTCCAGATACTTTCTGGATATAGACAAAATAATCTCAGTGTTTTATACAATGGTTTTCCCCATGTTGAATCCCTTGATCTACAGTCTAAGAAATGAAGAAGTGAAGGATACTTTCAGCAAATTATTGCAAAGAAACCTCATGGTGTTCAAAAGGACTGTGACTTGTTCTCAGTCCAACTCATAG